The following coding sequences lie in one Lichenicola cladoniae genomic window:
- a CDS encoding sugar ABC transporter permease: MTVSAPVPSLDRGDERVRHDEGLRGELRAFLDRVRSGDLGMLPVIVGLIVITIVFTSLNPIFVAPNNLVNLLFDCSSVGLISLGVVFVLLLGEIDLSIGSMSGLSSAMLGVFWVSSGWPVWAAIVAALVAGAVIGLVYAELYNRFGMPSFVATLAGLLALLGLQLYLLGDTGSINLPYGSPIVRFGQTLILPTWLSVVLALVPGAAMLATGLAERGHRVAANLSAKPLRILSLKAAATTILLLLAIFYLSLGRGVPAIFVLFALLVMATEYALRRTKWGRSMFAIGGNREAARRAGINVRNIYRSAFMLCSAFAAGGGILVAGRLASASRQAGTGDVNLNAIAAAVIGGTSLFGGRGSAYSALLGVIVIQAISNGLTLLNLSSSLRYMITGAVLAVAVIVDSLARRSRASHGRA, encoded by the coding sequence ATGACCGTCTCCGCACCCGTGCCGTCACTGGATCGCGGCGACGAGCGCGTCCGTCACGATGAAGGCCTGCGCGGCGAGCTCCGTGCCTTCCTCGACCGCGTCCGCTCGGGCGATCTCGGCATGTTGCCGGTGATCGTCGGCCTGATCGTCATTACCATCGTGTTCACCAGCCTAAACCCGATCTTTGTCGCCCCCAACAACCTCGTGAACCTGCTGTTCGACTGCTCCTCCGTTGGGCTGATCTCGCTTGGCGTCGTGTTCGTGCTGCTGCTGGGCGAGATCGACCTGTCGATTGGCTCGATGAGCGGGTTGTCCTCGGCAATGCTCGGCGTGTTCTGGGTCAGCTCCGGTTGGCCTGTCTGGGCCGCGATCGTGGCCGCACTGGTCGCCGGAGCGGTGATCGGCCTCGTCTATGCCGAGCTCTACAATCGGTTCGGCATGCCGAGCTTCGTGGCGACGCTGGCGGGGCTTCTGGCGCTGCTCGGCCTGCAGCTCTACTTGCTGGGTGACACCGGCTCGATCAACCTGCCGTACGGCTCACCGATTGTGCGTTTTGGGCAAACCCTGATCCTGCCGACATGGTTGTCGGTCGTGCTGGCACTGGTGCCCGGTGCTGCGATGCTAGCCACCGGGCTTGCCGAGCGCGGGCATCGCGTGGCCGCGAATCTGTCGGCTAAGCCGCTCCGCATCCTGTCGCTTAAGGCCGCCGCCACCACAATCCTGCTGCTGCTTGCCATCTTCTATCTCAGCCTCGGGCGCGGCGTGCCCGCGATCTTCGTGCTGTTCGCATTGCTCGTGATGGCGACCGAATACGCTCTGCGCCGCACGAAATGGGGCCGCTCAATGTTCGCAATTGGTGGTAACCGCGAGGCGGCGCGTCGCGCCGGCATCAACGTTCGCAACATCTATCGCTCAGCTTTCATGCTGTGCAGCGCGTTCGCGGCAGGGGGCGGCATCCTGGTCGCCGGTCGCCTTGCCTCGGCCAGCCGCCAAGCGGGCACCGGCGACGTCAATCTCAACGCTATCGCGGCTGCCGTGATCGGAGGTACCAGTCTGTTCGGCGGCCGCGGCAGCGCCTATTCCGCCCTCCTGGGTGTCATTGTAATCCAGGCGATCTCCAACGGCCTCACGCTCCTCAATCTTTCATCGAGCCTGCGCTACATGATCACCGGCGCCGTGCTCGCGGTCGCGGTGATCGTCGACTCACTCGCCCGCCGCTCGCGCGCCTCACACGGCCGCGCCTGA
- a CDS encoding ABC transporter substrate-binding protein, whose protein sequence is MRNFTLLAATVSVIGLTSPPAFSATSGTVAFLMPDQASTRYEQHDFPGFKSAMAKLCPGCHVVYQNANADASLQQQQFNSVIAQGAKVVVLDPVDSAAAASLVQIAHGQGVKVIAYDRPIPKMPADFYVSFDNKGIGRMIAQSLVADLKAHDASTSKGGVLEVNGSPTDAAAGLIRDGIHEGLASSGYKTLAEYDTPDWAPPKAQEWASGQVTRFGDKIVGVVAANDGTAGGVIAAFKAAGVNPVPPVTGNDATIAGLQLIIAGDQYNTISKPSETVAAAAAKVAVALLDGQKPAASTTLFDTPTELFTPALVTAKNIKSVIFDTHLQTPAQVCTGDYAAPCHALGI, encoded by the coding sequence ATGCGGAATTTCACGCTGCTTGCAGCAACAGTGAGCGTTATCGGACTGACCAGTCCGCCAGCGTTTTCTGCGACGTCGGGAACGGTGGCGTTCCTGATGCCCGATCAGGCTTCGACCCGATACGAGCAACATGATTTTCCGGGTTTCAAGTCGGCGATGGCAAAGCTTTGCCCGGGCTGCCACGTCGTCTACCAGAATGCGAATGCGGACGCCTCGCTCCAGCAGCAGCAATTCAACTCGGTGATCGCGCAGGGCGCCAAGGTGGTTGTGCTTGATCCCGTCGACAGCGCGGCCGCGGCCTCTCTCGTGCAGATTGCGCATGGACAGGGAGTCAAGGTGATCGCCTACGACCGGCCAATCCCGAAGATGCCGGCCGACTTTTACGTCTCCTTCGACAACAAGGGGATCGGACGCATGATCGCGCAGTCGCTCGTGGCCGACCTCAAGGCACATGATGCCTCGACGTCGAAGGGTGGCGTGCTCGAGGTGAACGGCTCGCCGACCGACGCCGCTGCCGGCCTTATCCGGGATGGCATTCACGAAGGCCTGGCTAGCAGCGGCTACAAGACGCTCGCGGAATACGACACGCCGGACTGGGCGCCCCCCAAGGCGCAGGAATGGGCGAGCGGGCAGGTCACGCGTTTCGGCGACAAGATCGTCGGCGTCGTCGCGGCCAATGACGGCACGGCGGGTGGCGTCATCGCGGCCTTCAAGGCGGCCGGCGTGAACCCGGTGCCCCCAGTGACCGGCAACGACGCCACGATTGCGGGCCTGCAGCTCATCATCGCCGGCGACCAGTACAACACAATTTCGAAACCATCCGAGACGGTCGCGGCGGCGGCGGCAAAAGTTGCGGTGGCATTGCTGGACGGACAGAAGCCCGCCGCCTCGACCACGCTGTTCGACACGCCGACCGAGTTATTCACGCCTGCCCTCGTGACCGCGAAAAACATCAAGTCGGTGATCTTCGACACGCACCTGCAGACGCCGGCACAGGTCTGCACGGGCGACTACGCCGCGCCCTGCCACGCGCTCGGCATCTGA
- a CDS encoding substrate-binding domain-containing protein, translating to MNNRRLSRRLTIYDLADVVGTSPTAVSAVLNGTWRKRRISEALADRIRSAADAQGYAINLPASALRRETSRIIGMIVPKYDNRYFGAIAERFESMARERDLFPIITCTLRDPKLEEEAARAMISHQVTCIVATGATNPDRIADLCAPAGVRTINLDLPGHKAPSVISDNYTGARNLTACILKRIEKRRDDGASLLFIGGRAHDHNTLERLRGFHAAHAEVGMAVSGDHVLPCGYAAEKAEKALDAFVAAGNLLPAGLFVNSTITFEGVVSWLRARKWSRSTAPSIGCFDYDAFAACIEGTVGMVRQDVPKLVDAVFRLFDEEIREDARWIEVPPILIESGLRKRGRSSSPSDWGTRLC from the coding sequence ATGAACAATCGTCGCCTGAGCCGCCGCCTAACCATCTACGACCTCGCGGACGTCGTGGGCACCTCGCCTACGGCGGTGAGCGCGGTGTTAAACGGAACGTGGCGGAAGCGGCGGATCAGCGAGGCGTTGGCCGACCGGATCCGGTCGGCAGCCGATGCACAAGGTTACGCCATCAATTTGCCGGCAAGCGCATTGCGTCGTGAAACATCGCGCATTATTGGGATGATCGTACCGAAATATGATAACCGCTACTTTGGCGCAATCGCTGAACGCTTTGAAAGCATGGCGCGAGAGCGTGACCTCTTTCCGATCATCACCTGCACGTTGCGCGATCCGAAGCTTGAGGAAGAGGCGGCGCGTGCGATGATATCGCACCAAGTCACCTGCATCGTTGCCACCGGCGCAACTAACCCCGATCGTATCGCTGATCTTTGCGCGCCCGCGGGCGTGCGGACGATTAACCTTGACCTTCCCGGCCACAAGGCACCGTCCGTGATCTCGGACAATTACACCGGCGCACGCAACCTCACTGCCTGCATTCTAAAGCGTATCGAAAAGCGTCGTGATGATGGCGCCTCGCTCCTGTTCATCGGCGGCCGTGCGCACGACCACAATACGCTCGAGCGGCTGCGCGGATTTCATGCCGCGCATGCAGAGGTCGGCATGGCTGTCTCCGGCGATCATGTTCTGCCGTGCGGGTATGCCGCCGAGAAGGCGGAGAAAGCGCTTGACGCGTTTGTCGCCGCCGGCAACCTGCTCCCGGCTGGGCTCTTCGTCAATTCAACCATCACATTCGAAGGCGTGGTCAGCTGGCTTCGAGCGCGCAAGTGGAGCAGGTCGACTGCACCAAGCATTGGTTGCTTTGACTACGATGCCTTCGCGGCGTGCATCGAGGGAACAGTGGGAATGGTGCGTCAGGATGTGCCGAAGCTCGTCGACGCTGTCTTCCGTCTATTCGACGAAGAGATAAGAGAGGATGCTCGCTGGATCGAAGTTCCTCCGATTTTGATAGAAAGTGGGCTTCGAAAGCGAGGACGGTCTAGCAGCCCGTCGGATTGGGGTACACGGCTTTGCTGA
- a CDS encoding ATP-binding cassette domain-containing protein, with protein sequence MTMTASVTPPRGAPILSLRGITKKFGAVSALTDIDLDVHAGEVVALVGDNGAGKSTLIKVLAGVHQQTEGEISFLGEPVTLDGPSSALSLGIATVFQDLALCENLDVVANLFLGQERNPWRLDEVEMEVRAWTLLRELAARIPSVREPIASLSGGQRQTVAIARSLLLDPKIIMLDEPTAALGVAQTAEVLNLIERVRDRGLGVIVISHNMEDVRAVADRIVVLRLGRNNGVFTAETGNHELIAAITGATDNSVSRRAASRDLEATNVNERGAA encoded by the coding sequence ATGACGATGACCGCTTCCGTCACGCCACCGCGCGGCGCGCCTATTCTTAGCCTTCGAGGCATTACCAAGAAGTTCGGCGCGGTCTCCGCACTCACTGACATCGATCTCGACGTGCATGCGGGCGAGGTCGTGGCGCTGGTGGGCGACAACGGCGCCGGCAAGTCGACGCTGATCAAGGTGCTCGCCGGCGTGCATCAGCAGACCGAGGGCGAGATCAGCTTCCTCGGCGAGCCCGTCACGCTCGACGGGCCCTCAAGCGCGCTCAGTCTCGGGATCGCAACCGTGTTCCAGGATCTCGCCCTCTGCGAGAACCTGGACGTGGTCGCCAATCTCTTCCTTGGCCAGGAGAGGAACCCGTGGCGGCTCGATGAGGTGGAAATGGAGGTGCGCGCCTGGACGCTATTGCGCGAGCTCGCAGCGCGCATTCCGTCGGTGCGCGAGCCGATCGCCTCGCTGTCGGGCGGCCAGCGCCAGACCGTCGCGATCGCCCGTTCGCTGCTGCTGGACCCCAAGATAATCATGCTTGACGAGCCGACCGCAGCGCTCGGCGTGGCGCAGACGGCGGAGGTGCTAAACCTCATTGAGCGCGTGCGCGACCGCGGCCTCGGCGTGATCGTCATCAGCCACAACATGGAAGACGTGCGTGCGGTGGCCGACCGCATTGTCGTATTGCGGCTGGGCCGCAACAACGGCGTGTTCACCGCCGAGACCGGTAACCACGAACTGATCGCCGCGATCACCGGCGCCACCGACAACTCCGTGTCGCGCCGCGCCGCATCGCGTGACCTCGAAGCGACCAACGTCAACGAAAGAGGTGCAGCATGA